The segment TATAAAGAGtttattttaatgttatgtAGATATAATAAGAGAGATCGTTGTTAGTATATCAACAAAAAGCAAAGATCAGTCCTGGAGTACAATGTTTCTCCATTCTCTAACAGGTAGACACGTACCTCCCTTACTTTcaaagtaagttttttttttttcaaagtaaGTTTTCTTGCATGAGGCATGACTTCTGTTACCATTTTACATGTTACAAAAACAACATCAATATTGTTAGAACACAACTAAAatgaactaatatatatatatcaatagtTCTTCAACTTAAGCAAGCATCTCATCCGTGAGAAATATTATTGATCCAAAGAGACAACTACTTTTAATTacatatagagaaaaaaaattgtgttagaCAAAAAGGTTTATTTTAACTTATAAACTATTGGATGAAATAGTTTTGATACCAAAACGATTATAGTATTGATTCAAAGATACAAATAGTGTCGACtacatatagaaaaaaaaatacttagaaCTCAAATCCGTTTTGACCCGTgattatatggtatattttgACTTCTAAACTATAATTTAAAGTAGTATTATGGATTTCAAGATTGATATTTGCTTACCTTTTTGTCAGTGAAAATGATTTCAACTGTTGCATCAAAATTTGAGTTGATATGCTTCCAGTTATGGATTATACTTTTTGTGATTTTCTGTGTAGCCTTCATTTTCTCTGATAAGACCTTGCAAATTTTCGTGGTAGAATTTAAGAACTGAGTAAACGTAATCATACAATAAGTAAAAAGGGATATCCTCATCGTTTAGGCCCTCCATGTCGGATGAAATATTTAGTCAATGGCGTCGCGTGTTTCTTCCACGTCAGAATCGATTGGGCCTCGatgttttattttgatatgGAGTTGGCCCGTAAGCCCGTTACTTTACGCAAAACAGAGAGGACCTCCTCGAGACGTCTTGACGAACCCTAGCTTCCTTCTCTCTTGCGCAGACAACGATCTGATTCCTAAGATCTGATCCCTTTCGTCCTTTCCACTTCTTCCGTTTATCGGTTCAAGTCTGTTCAATCAATCCTCCATCAAATCTTCCTTAAACCTCCATTAATGGGTTCGTTTCGCATCCCTCTCTCTTATTTCTTTTATAACCCCGATCATTCCCCCAGTTTGATTACGCGCAATACTCTCTCAACCGATGAATTCCAACAGCGAAAACTCCGTTTCCGgcgatcttctctccaaaaaaCCTAACGGAAAGGACGCTGTCTCCTCCGCCGCCCCGGTGAAACCCTCCGCCTCCCCGACGAAACCATCCGTCCCCCGATGAAATCCTCCGCCGCGTCGATGAAACCCTCCGCCGCACCGATGAAACCCTCCGCGGCACCGATGACCCACTCCGTCGCACCGATGAAACCTACTGGCCAATCTGGCGTCTCTGGTGATACCTCTTCGAAGAAACGTAACGGCAAGGCCATTTTCTGCTCCGACGTCTCTTCCGACAAAAACGATGGCGTCGTGATGTTCAGAAATGTGACGTTTGGACCACAGGAAGGCGAGTTGAGGTTTCGTCTGATCCATTTTTGGGAGGCCAGGAACGCATTCACGAAGATCCTTATTGGTCTAGAGATGCTTCTGATCGACGAAGAGGTTTGTTACGaaaaatttttctttttgtcattcTCGATAGATTAATAACGATCGTTACTTCGTCGTTTTGAACAGGGCACTGTGATTCAGGGATTCATCCCACCATCGAGGATTGACACCTATCTGCGACATATGATCCCCGATTCCACTTACAGACTCAACAACTACTTTGGTTCTAAGACCAAGAAGGTGTACCGGGTTGCTGATCCAGACGTCACCATTGCTTTCTCATGGAACTCCGTACTATCTGTTCTCACAGATAGTTCTATACGGTTTCCTGAAGATCGATTTCGTTTCCATGGTTATGAAGAGTTCGAAGCGGCTTGCGACCTCAAAGGGGATCTGTTTGGTAAGATATCTCAGTCTCATCTGTTTATGTTGATCAGATGATTACGTGCTGCTTTTATATGCAAGTTCTGTTTGTACACGCAGATTACATTGGTCATATTAGATTGGTGAATGAGCAGACTCTTACCGAGGGTCTTGTGCTGGACGAGGTCGAAATAGCTTCCATGCGGCGAATTCTGATTCATGTTCAGACATATGAGTAAGTTCTTTTTTTGAAGCTCTATACGTATATGTTTTTGCCTAATACATGTGTTCGCTTTGATACAGTGGTCCTGTGATGAAGCTCTACTTATGGGACAAGGCAGCTACAGACTTGTGTGAGAAGTTTAAATCACTTGGAAAACCTCCAAGTGTTATTTTAGTGACAACTGTGAATCCTAAGCGTTTTGATGGTTCGTAATACTTAGCTTTTGTTGTGGTTTATAGATGTAGTAAGCTCAATTTGTTtgactaatttttattatttggtaTGGAAAATTGGTTATGCTACAGGTGCTTTGTCTCTGTCATCCCTATCATCTTCAAGGGTATTTTTTGTTATGGACGTTCAAGCAACCAGGGAGTATTTGGCTTGTTATGTATTGACTTGTGTAGCATAACGAAAGCTTTACTCTATATAACggcttggttttttttttaacatttcagGTTTGAGTCAAACTCAGAAGTTGCTAATAGAGTTAATGCTGAGATTGTGACCAAGGCTGAGACAGCTACTATAGGGGAGCTACTCTCTTACATGAAGCAAGAAGATGCGAATGTATGACATCTCTTTCTTAAATTCTTGCATTGCGATATGAAAAGTTATTGACTATCTTCTCTGTTGCAAAATATAGGTCGCTTGGTTTGAGTGTACAGCTACTATTGATGATGTTGTGCGTGATTCCGCATGGTATTACATCGCTTGTGGTAGGTGCAAGACTAAAGCAACTAAAGGACCTACCACGCTTATGTGTAAGAAGTGTGGAAAGACTGAGATTACTGGTGCTGCAGAGTAAGAATTGTACttatagtttgtttgttttttgttgTCATACACAACTTCAACACTCATTACCAATGTGCCTGTGAAACAGGTATCTCACTAAGCTCTCCGTCTATGACAACAATGATTATGCGAGCTTTGTGGTTCTCGGTGATGCTGGGCAGGAATTAACTGGGAAGAAAGCCTCCGGATTGGTTGAGAGCTACTATGAGGTAATCACAAACCTTTCCATCAATCAGTTTTGGTTGTGTTCTTACAGATGTTTAAATTTGTATAGGCTTACGAGGGCGCATTAGATGGACATGTAGTCCCGGTGCCGCAAGCCCTCATTGATATCATTGGACAGACACGCACGTTCGTTATCAAGATATCAAAGCACAACCTGGAAGGCAAGACTCAGTCTTTAACTGTCACCAAGGTACTCCCTCTTGATGGTTCAGCGCTTGGATGCGATTTAGCAGCCGACGTGGTTGTCTCTCCTACTGAGGTGGCTTTGGGAAGTGGTAATGGTGAGGAAGGTTCTTCCATTGCTAAGCGTGCTAAATGTGGCTAACATGTTTCCCGTACTTGGGTTGAGTTTGTTGACCGACTACGCATTGGTCTATTTCCTTCGAATTTTGTTTCAGTTTGTTGAAAGACTAAGTTTGGTTCATTTGCTTCAGTATTGTTTTGGTTCATTTGCTTCAGTATTTGAGTTGACATTATTTATGATATTGTATGCTCTATTTGGATATTCTATGATCTGCTGGTTTATTTGTTTATGTTGAGTTTGTTCATATTAGTGTTGCTAAAATTTATgcagtttttcttttttgatcttGGATATTAATTGTGTTGTATATTTGAAAACTATTCAAACTATTAAAAAAGAACATTCGGAAACTTGAATAAATTATCTTAACGTCTGTAtagtatacttttttttttggcatttatgtcatttctaattttaatactttgtagtagaaaatgaaatatatttctTCCGTATTATTTATGATATATTTAGCACAAAATATATTTCCTCAGTATTGTTTATGATATATTTATTCGGtattttttatgatatattcCATATTGTTTATGATATATTTCTTCTGTATTTTTTTTGACATTTATGTCATTTCTAATTTTAATACTTTATAGTAGAAAACGAAATATATTTCTTCAGTATTTGAGTTGACATTATTTATGATATCGTATGCTCTATTTGGATATTCTATGGTCTGCTGGTTCATTTGTTTATGTTGAGTTTGTTCATATTAGTGTTTCTAAAATTTAtgcagttttctttttttgatcttGGGTAGTAATtgtgttttatattttgaaaactatTCAAACTATTAAAAAAGAACATTCGGAAACTTGAATAAATTATCTTAACTTCTGTAcagtatactttttttttataaacataattCTTATT is part of the Brassica rapa cultivar Chiifu-401-42 chromosome A09, CAAS_Brap_v3.01, whole genome shotgun sequence genome and harbors:
- the LOC103833959 gene encoding uncharacterized protein LOC103833959 isoform X3, with the protein product MKQEDANVAWFECTATIDDVVRDSAWYYIACGRCKTKATKGPTTLMCKKCGKTEITGAAEYLTKLSVYDNNDYASFVVLGDAGQELTGKKASGLVESYYEAYEGALDGHVVPVPQALIDIIGQTRTFVIKISKHNLEGKTQSLTVTKVLPLDGSALGCDLAADVVVSPTEVALGSGNGEEGSSIAKRAKCG
- the LOC103833958 gene encoding uncharacterized protein LOC103833958, producing the protein MKSSAASMKPSAAPMKPSAAPMTHSVAPMKPTGQSGVSGDTSSKKRNGKAIFCSDVSSDKNDGVVMFRNVTFGPQEGELRFRLIHFWEARNAFTKILIGLEMLLIDEEGTVIQGFIPPSRIDTYLRHMIPDSTYRLNNYFGSKTKKVYRVADPDVTIAFSWNSVLSVLTDSSIRFPEDRFRFHGYEEFEAACDLKGDLFDYIGHIRLVNEQTLTEGLVLDEVEIASMRRILIHVQTYDGPVMKLYLWDKAATDLCEKFKSLGKPPSVILVTTVNPKRFDGALSLSSLSSSRVFFVMDVQATREYLACYVLTCVA